One genomic window of Luteitalea pratensis includes the following:
- a CDS encoding VWA domain-containing protein produces the protein MLRIVMLSSLLRMIRPGFRSAVVFLMLSATLVGAAAQQASAPAGQTRPAQTNPPPQGPPPAPPQDGAAQPQQGQPPPQDPNAPPAQPTFRTGINFVRVDAIVSDNKGRPVADLKPEDFEVMEDGKPQSIETFKLIRVDGNPPPGEAAPREINSIYAEESEARRDDVRLFVIFFDDYHVRLGASLAVKDPLVKFIETQVGPLDMIAMMYPLDPLRAVSFTRNKKAVIQQILSWQGRKYQYIPPRNVFEEQYANYPVEVVEKIRNQVSLSALRGLMTRLGGMREGRKTVIVVAEGYTDYVPPQMRGTNAQSGIKGVGTSAMTADASVDPVGAMAEDRTRFFGDMDIRMLMRDVTTDANRNNVSLYMLDPRGLAGFEFDINEGVGLTADSSSLRTTQDSLRVMADETDGRAIVNRNDLGGGLAQMMRDASAYYLIGYSSAAAPTDGRFHQIRVRVKRPGIEVRARRGYWALRPDEAAAVTAGPKVGPPPDVNVALSEIAKIARAKTVRTWVGYAPDASGKTRVMFSWEPVTGGPGEAPSVGEPVSQVTVMAVNESEGPVYRGKVPAAAASATPSPGGGQTSFLIAPGAAQVKVSAEATGGGVLQSDLIDLAVPDFAKDAQVVGTPALFRARTARDLQALATAANAQPTAARQFSRTEKLLLRVHITGGEPAIRLMSQTGDGMSPLVVRAAPPGSPFTHEVEIPLASLPAGDFLIEVKVGSAPDAPRRLTGVKVTG, from the coding sequence ATGCTTCGAATCGTGATGCTATCATCACTCTTGCGAATGATCAGGCCAGGGTTTCGCAGTGCTGTCGTCTTCCTGATGCTGTCGGCGACGCTTGTCGGCGCAGCCGCGCAGCAAGCGTCTGCGCCGGCCGGCCAGACACGACCCGCGCAGACCAATCCGCCGCCACAGGGGCCGCCGCCAGCGCCGCCACAGGACGGCGCTGCCCAGCCGCAGCAGGGACAGCCTCCGCCGCAGGACCCGAACGCGCCGCCCGCACAGCCGACCTTCCGCACGGGCATCAACTTCGTGCGCGTCGACGCGATCGTCAGCGACAACAAGGGACGACCGGTCGCCGACCTGAAGCCCGAAGACTTCGAGGTCATGGAGGACGGCAAGCCGCAGTCCATCGAGACCTTCAAGCTCATTCGAGTCGACGGCAATCCGCCGCCGGGCGAGGCGGCCCCGCGCGAGATCAACTCGATCTACGCCGAGGAGTCCGAGGCGCGCCGTGACGACGTGCGGTTGTTCGTCATCTTCTTCGACGACTACCACGTGCGACTCGGGGCGAGTCTCGCGGTGAAGGACCCGCTGGTCAAGTTCATCGAGACGCAGGTCGGTCCGCTCGACATGATCGCGATGATGTATCCGCTGGACCCGTTGCGGGCGGTGAGCTTCACGCGCAACAAGAAGGCGGTGATCCAGCAGATCCTGTCGTGGCAGGGCCGCAAGTACCAGTACATCCCGCCGCGCAACGTCTTCGAGGAGCAGTACGCGAACTACCCGGTCGAGGTGGTCGAGAAGATTCGCAACCAGGTGAGCCTGTCGGCGCTGCGTGGCCTGATGACGCGCCTTGGCGGGATGCGCGAGGGTCGCAAGACCGTGATCGTCGTCGCCGAGGGCTACACCGACTACGTGCCGCCGCAGATGCGCGGCACCAACGCGCAGAGCGGCATCAAGGGCGTGGGCACCTCAGCGATGACCGCCGATGCCTCGGTCGACCCCGTCGGCGCGATGGCCGAGGATCGCACCCGGTTCTTCGGCGACATGGACATCCGCATGCTGATGCGCGACGTCACGACGGACGCCAACCGTAACAACGTCTCGCTGTACATGCTCGATCCGCGCGGGCTGGCGGGCTTCGAATTCGACATCAACGAAGGCGTCGGCCTGACTGCGGACTCCAGCTCGCTGCGCACGACACAGGATTCCCTGCGCGTCATGGCCGACGAGACCGACGGCCGTGCCATCGTCAATCGCAACGACCTCGGCGGCGGCCTCGCGCAGATGATGCGCGACGCCAGCGCCTACTACCTGATTGGCTACTCCTCGGCGGCGGCGCCGACCGACGGCCGTTTCCATCAGATCCGCGTGCGCGTCAAGCGTCCGGGGATCGAAGTGCGGGCGCGACGGGGCTACTGGGCGCTCCGTCCGGACGAGGCCGCGGCCGTGACTGCCGGACCAAAGGTCGGGCCGCCGCCCGACGTCAACGTCGCACTGTCCGAGATCGCCAAGATTGCCCGCGCGAAGACGGTCCGCACGTGGGTCGGGTATGCCCCTGACGCGAGCGGCAAGACGCGCGTGATGTTCTCGTGGGAACCGGTCACCGGAGGACCGGGCGAGGCGCCGTCGGTCGGTGAACCCGTGTCGCAAGTCACCGTGATGGCGGTCAACGAGAGCGAGGGACCGGTGTACCGTGGCAAGGTGCCGGCGGCGGCCGCATCCGCGACGCCGTCTCCCGGCGGCGGCCAGACGTCGTTCCTCATCGCGCCTGGCGCGGCGCAGGTGAAGGTGTCGGCCGAAGCGACGGGCGGCGGCGTCCTGCAGTCGGACCTGATCGACCTGGCGGTGCCCGATTTTGCGAAGGATGCGCAGGTCGTCGGCACGCCGGCCCTGTTCCGCGCCCGCACGGCGCGCGATCTCCAGGCCCTCGCGACCGCGGCCAACGCGCAGCCGACGGCGGCCCGTCAGTTCAGCCGCACCGAGAAACTGTTGCTGCGTGTGCACATCACGGGCGGCGAGCCGGCGATCCGGTTGATGAGCCAAACCGGCGACGGCATGAGTCCGCTCGTCGTGCGTGCTGCGCCTCCCGGCAGCCCCTTCACGCATGAAGTCGAGATCCCGCTCGCGAGCCTGCCGGCCGGCGATTTCCTGATCGAGGTGAAGGTGGGCTCGGCCCCGGACGCACCACGCCGGCTGACCGGCGTCAAGGTGACCGGATGA